A stretch of the Montipora foliosa isolate CH-2021 unplaced genomic scaffold, ASM3666993v2 scaffold_413, whole genome shotgun sequence genome encodes the following:
- the LOC137988332 gene encoding E3 SUMO-protein ligase KIAA1586-like codes for MFLILGETVREQVLQKVGEANFFSILCDEVCDISNKEQLISFVQYVDQDSGKADIKFLAIDDVLEEYDSANADAIKVMLVKQIAAAKLEKSKLTGLVTDGCSVITGKRNGVAVKMRQECKLLLNVHCICHCICHRLALACGDTNAHVSYIKVVENILVQLWSFFKNSSKRSASYAKAAVAAKSLVVTSKEGKRVVAKKLKKACRTHWLSTEMAIQGIFGDFVPLTQTLRVFKETEGDSTATGLLQQIANIKFLSVVYLLHEVLPPLSHLSKAFQRGTVSFSAIEPAIKYTTDQITEIATEKRPLLRLKEDLREGGRLSGTELTLTQSSESYLENLTVRYINSLKDNITDRFSESLPVLSAFKIFDPTAIPGRSDESFKEYGIREINILAAHFYQEADDQEEKTEELRCEWKKLNAIYFS; via the coding sequence ATGTTTCTCATTCTTGGAGAAACAGTAAGAGAGCAAGTTCTCCAAAAAGTAGGCGAGGCTAATTTCTTCAGCATACTTTGTGATGAAGTATGTGACATCTCAAACAAAGAACAGCTTATAAGTTTTGTACAGTACGTTGACCAAGATTCTGGGAAAGCCGACATCAAATTCCTTGCAATCGATGATGTACTAGAAGAGTATGATTCTGCAAATGCAGATGCAATTAAAGTCATGTTAGTGAAACAGATTGCAGCAGCCAAGCTAGAGAAGAGTAAGCTTACAGGTCTTGTCACAGATGGCTGCAGTGTTATAACTGGAAAGAGAAATGGAGTGGCTGTTAAGATGCGTCAGGAATGCAAGCTGCTTCTAAATGTTCACTGTATATGCCACTGTATATGCCACCGCTTAGCGCTGGCCTGTGGCGACACAAATGCCCATGTGTCATACATCAAGGTGGTTGAAAATATCTTGGTGCAGTTGTGGTCATTTTTTAAGAATTCATCAAAGCGAAGTGCATCCTATGCCAAGGCAGCTGTAGCTGCCAAATCATTGGTAGTTACAAGCAAGGAAGGCAAGAGAGTTGTTGCCAAGAAGTTGAAGAAAGCTTGTAGAACACACTGGCTTTCAACAGAAATGGCCATTCAGGGAATCTTTGGAGACTTTGTGCCTTTGACTCAAACCCTCAGAGTGTTTAAAGAAACCGAGGGAGATAGTACTGCAACAGGTCTGCTACAGCAAATAGCAAATATCAAATTTCTCTCTGTTGTTTACCTATTGCACGAGGTTCTACCTCCACTTTCCCATCTAAGCAAAGCTTTTCAGCGAGGGACCGTGTCATTTTCTGCTATTGAACCAGCAATTAAGTACACTACTGATCAAATTACGGAGATTGCCACTGAGAAAAGGCCGCTACTACGATTGAAGGAAGACCTAAGAGAAGGTGGAAGGCTTTCGGGTACTGAGTTGACCCTCACACAAAGCTCTGAATCTTACCTTGAGAACCTGACAGTGCGATATATTAATTCACTGAAGGACAATATCACAGATCGATTTTCAGAGAGCCTTCCTGTTTTGTCTGCATTCAAGATATTCGACCCAACAGCAATACCAGGCAGATCAGACGAGTCCTTTAAGGAATATGGTATTAGAGAGATCAATATCTTGGCTGCACATTTTTATCAAGAGGCAGATGACCAAGAAGAGAAAACAGAAGAGCTTAGATGCGAATGGAAAaagttaaatgcaatttactTCAGCTAA
- the LOC137988333 gene encoding uncharacterized protein — protein MPPDPPTIEGPEAPPLSQLPTFPDSAAYFKTFENPDSLTVKVCGKRKHEVGLVIPGCYRATTNQKKVADILSQEIKKIKERYPYFELDIEQDAVRKPLLVKHEDNCFESKPWIVTSSETGESLQPKRKLKKGTAIPTRDTVVPLSSPLTSRKRRSFMRDVMSQEEVTNKKAKLSFTSDSSAASASVPDAASPSAISGVVESDMPIAGSSGIDYATITSGTLICNTPAAKAPQAQCNKCKKHAKKRKAMKKKVDRLEKQVEKLKGKLKALKDVKDIETEPEKEEEKEEKQESSDDNNEDNEVDDMEENEVTDDSREDQEGDDDNIIDWATLEDSAPSAEEYSSQSDDESDKVDPNNTIRVEPGTPSYNEPKFIVFFSMLLSLFTMVCFKCKKSKPAATMKQRGTMVIVSQHCPKCGENAFHWRSQPLIFGNYPAGNILLSFGVLMAGASISKILLVFRHMGLSAYCPRTFFVHQKSFLFPIILSYWERYRASLIAQLKNVAGVVWSGDGRFDSMGHSAKYGVYTMFCNTILKVVHFELLQANETGGSSPMELEGAKRSFSFLKSVGISVLVFISDRHRGIAKWIRECKPECSHYFDIWHIARSVGKAMLKLAKEKGCEKIGDWIKGVRNHLYWCVTSTKLGYAHIIAAKWKSFMRHVTNKHDGHPDKEFEECAHGDIGSRRWIKIGTKAYDKLHKLLTNTRIVNDVKKMSPDAQTSCLEGFHSTLNHWHPKMVCFSWLGTYCRHILASLHFNENVRRETQKSKDGEDYVRVNFPKYKLGEEVVREVTVAPTYGYVEELKEELFSLTKSEIDDLLKSTNAKYKAPASLSSQFTDRVNKEQAVERYRQQQDREATKLHPVAEEQDKLHEAATSTQAATAKKARKRRPGNCRTCGKPMLGHKSRLCKPKK, from the exons atgcccccagacccccctacaATCGAGGGGCCGGAGGCCCCTCCATTATCACAGCTGCCTACTTTTCCAGACTCGGCTGCCTACTTCAAAACATTTGAAAACCCTGACTCTCTCACTGTCAAAGTTTGTGGAAAACGAAAACATGAAGTGGGTCTTGTCATTCCTGGATGTTACCGAGCTACGACAAACCAAAAGAAAGTTGCTGACATATTGAGTCAAGAAATCAAGAAGATAAAAGAGCGCTATCCGTACTTCGAACTAGACATCGAACAAGATGCTGTTCGCAAGCCATTGTTGGTCAAACACGAAG ACAACTGCTTCGAAAGCAAGCCGTGGATTGTCACTTCTTCCGAGACCGGGGAATCTCTTCAGCcgaagagaaaattgaaaaagggCACTGCCATACCAACAAGGGACACGGTTGTTCCTTTGAGTTCGCCACTAACGTCGCGAAAGCGAAGATCG TTCATGAGAGATGTGATGTCACAAGAAGAAGTGACAAATAAGAAGGCAAAGTTGTCATTCACCAGTGATTCCTCTGCAGCATCAGCTTCAGTGCCTGATGCTGCAAGCCCATCAGCAATTAGTGGAGTGGTGGAAAGTGACATGCCTATTGCTGGTTCGTCTGGAATTGATTATGCCACCATTACATCAGGAACTCTTATATGCAATACTCCAGCTGCAAAAGCTCCTCAAGCACAATGTAACAAGTgtaaaaaacatgcaaaaaaacgAAAAGCAATGAAGAAAAAGGTGGACCGCTTAGAAAAGCAAGTagaaaaattaaaaggaaaattaaaggcACTGAAAGATGTCAAG gATATTGAGACAGAGCCAgagaaggaggaggagaaggaggaaaAGCAGGAATCTTCTGATGATAATAATGAG GATAATGAAGTGGATGACATGGAAGAGAACGAAGTAACAGATGACAGCAGGGAAGATCAGGAAGGAGATGATGACAACATTATTGACTGGGCCACACTGGAGGACAGTGCTCCTTCAGCTGAAGAGTACAGCTCTCAGAGCGATGACGAGTCAGACAAAGTGGATCCAAACAATACCATCAG GGTTGAACCAGGTACTCCCTCCTACAACGAGCCAAAATTCATTGTTTTCTTCTCCATGCTGCTGTCCCTCTTCACCATGGTGTGTTTTAAGTGTAAGAAAAGTAAGCCAGCAGCAACTATGAAACAGAGGGGGACCATGGTGATTGTATCCCAGCACTGCCCCAAATGTGGTGAAAATGCTTTTCATTGGAGGTCACAGCCACTGATCTTTGGAAACTACCCAGCTGGCAACATACTTCTGAGCTTTGGAGTCCTTATGGCTGGGGCCTCCATCAGCAAAATCTTGCTGGTGTTTCGGCACATGGGATTGTCTGCATATTGTCCCAGGACATTCTTTGTTCATCAAAAGAGTTTCCTCTTCCCAATCATTTTAAGCTACTGGGAACGGTACAGAGCATCCCTTATAGCACAGCTTAAGAATGTGGCAGGTGTCGTCTGGAGTGGGGATGGTCGGTTCGACTCCATGGGGCACAGTGCCAAATATGGTGTATACACCATGTTTTGCAACACAATTCTGAAGGTGGTGCACTTTGAACTACTTCAG GCAAACGAGACTGGTGGTAGTTCACCAATGGAGCTGGAGGGTGCAAAGCGGAgcttttcctttctcaaatcAGTTGGCATCAGTGTTCTTGTGTTCATCTCAGACCGGCATAGAGGCATAGCAAAGTGGATAAGGGAATGCAAACCTGAATGTTCACACTACTTTGACATTTGGCATATAGCTCGTTCTGTTGGAAAAGCAATGCTGAAGCTGGCAAAGGAAAAAGGTTGTGAGAAAATTGGTGATTGGATTAAAGGAGTCCGTAATCATCTTTATTGGTGCGTGACATCTACCAAGCTCGGATATGCTCATATAATAGCAGCAAAGTGGAAGTCATTTATGCGGCATGTCACAAACAAACATGATGGCCACCCTGATAAAGAATTCGAGGAGTGTGCCCATGGGGATATTGGAAGTCGGAGATGGATCAAGATTG GAACGAAAGCCTATGATAAGTTGCACAAGTTACTCACCAATACCCGAATAGTGAATGATGTAAAGAAAATGTCTCCAGATGCACAAACAAGTTGCCTGGAGGGGTTTCATTCTACTTTAAATCATTGGCACCCCAAAATGGTCTGCTTCTCCTGGTTGGGAACCTATTGTCG GCACATTTTGGCATCCTTGCACTTCAATGAAAATGTGAGGCGAGAAACGCAGAAAAGCAAGGATGGAGAGGACTACGTCAGAGTTAACTTTCCGAAGTACAAGCTTGGAGAAGAAGTGGTCAGAGAGGTTACTGTGGCTCCAACATATG gttaTGTTGAGGAATTAAAGGAGGAACTATTTAGCCTAACAAAGTCAGAGATTGATGACCTGCTAAAGAGTACGAATGCAAAATACAAAGCTCCAGCCTCTTTGAGCTCCCAGTTTACAGACAGGGTAAACAAAGAGCAGGCAGTTGAAAGATACAGACAACAACAAGACAGAGAGGCTACAAAACTACACCCTGTGG CGGAAGAACAAGATAAATTACATGAAGCTGCAACTTCTACTCAGGCTGCCACAGCAAAGAAAGCTAGGAAAAGAAGACCGGGGAATTGTCGAACATGTGGCAAACCGATGCTTGGTCACAAGTCAAGGCTATGCAAACCTAAGAAGTGA
- the LOC137988334 gene encoding uncharacterized protein, whose translation MQDESDSDEIEVIGLVEPYANKPPAHSSDDDEDDEEDSDGLSPAVLRARFERQVAVNEWCICKECKIDHLSGALEYRCCREIAQASQKLTFDGSIERVSCITNHDDFSSMTNRSVLLQVGPLLRDKNGRGYRRRDGQTETQFLRAVSYRWLVRWICGYMGWDNTRPLPACVYHNIRQRFLTEQIRGYQTAQQRD comes from the exons ATGCAAGACGAAAGTGATTCCGACGAAATTGAAGTCATCGGACTTGTAGAACCATACGCGAACAAGCCACCGGCTCATTCAAGCGACGATGATGAAGACGACGAAGAAGATTCTGATGGGCTTTCCCCCGCAGTCCTACGTGCACGATTTGAAAGACAAGTGGCAGTTAATGAATg GTGTATTTGCAAGGAATGTAAAATAGATCATTTGTCTGGAGCACTCGAGTATAGATGCTGTCGGGAGATCGCTCAAGCCAGCCAAAAGCTTACCTTTGATGGTAGCATTGAAAGGGTATCGTGCATCACAAACCACGACGATTTCTCTTCCATGACAAACAGATCTGTTCTCCTGCAAGTGGGTCCACTACTAAGGGACAAAAACGGAAGGGGCTACCGCCGTCGTGATGGGCAAACGGAAACTCA ATTTCTACGAGCAGTTTCATACAGATGGCTGGTCCGCTGGATTTGTGGGTATATGGGCTGGGACAACACAAGGCCTTTACCAGCCTGTGTATACCACAACATCAGGCAGAGGTTCCTAACTGAGCAGATCAGAGGTTACCAGACAGCGCAGCAGAGAGATTGA
- the LOC137988309 gene encoding uncharacterized protein, with amino-acid sequence MATREEDLRLTTNLKSFKDVSKLGKVKLKQICKNLGVDLEKSFGKKALVNVVCNSLGISTSSTASRTDSKWILVDEMQDISSLKIPSIMELQKLKEWKKSLLSIPQLMDEALVKEFLLGVGYSQTDVRKYKTLRAWQHKQGIHSVKVCSLPKYPTMWALRGCCNPSFSTDPEETKIVYIVLEKDTSKPVYAYCSCTVGLRGDCSHAGALLFVLCDIVSQGKTTLPADPACTELPCSWSNPKGTPVDPIRIEQIHFYKSRFGEQPPAKKFRATPTVSEQFFGVSRNDVSEETVKQLKQNLKMAILAANNDKSMPPVYYLRKRKFTESECTFAETHELPKELDEDDPRMLPSYATDVEATPSVQISSDNVSLPQIMSAQCQKTPEENTTLLPVISPAEQCKSSK; translated from the exons ATGGCGACAAGAGAGGAGGATTTGCGTCTTACCACAAACTTAAAATCGTTCAAAGATGTGTCAAAATTAGGGAAGGTGAAGCTGAAACAAATTTGTAAGAACTTAGGTGTTGACTTGGAGAaaagttttggaaaaaaagctcTTGTCAATGTTGTTTGCAATTCGCTGGGTATCTCAACATCGAGCACTGCATCAAGGACGGACTCGAAATGGATTCTTGTTGACGAGATGCAGGATATCTCTTCTTTGAAGATACCTTCGATTATGGAGCTCCAGAAGCTAAAAGAATGGAAGAAAAGCTTGCTATCAATCCCGCAGCTAATGGATGAGGCTCTTGTTAAGGAATTTTTGCTTGGGGTTGGTTACAGCCAAACTGATGTGAGGAAGTACAAGACCCTTCGAGCTTGGCAGCACAAACAGGGAATTCACTCAGTTAA GGTTTGTTCTTTGCCAAAATATCCTACCATGTGGGCCTTAAGGGGATGCTGCAATCCATCGTTTTCCACTGACCCAGAGGAAACAAAGATTGTGTATATAGTGCTTGAGAAAGATACCAGCAAGCCTGTTTATGCTTACTGTTCTTGCACTGTCGG ATTACGAGGTGACTGCAGCCATGCTGGTGCTCTGTTATTTGTACTTTGTGACATTGTTTCTCAAGGTAAAACCACCTTGCCAGCAGATCCAGCTTGCACAGAACTACCTTGTAGCTGGTCAAATCCTAAAG GTACCCCTGTTGATCCAATAAGGATTGAACAAATAcatttttataaatcaagaTTTGGTGAGCAGCCTCCAGCAAAGAAATTCAGAGCAACCCCGACAGTCTCAGAACAATTTTTTGGAGTTTCGAGAAATGATGTAAGTGAAGAGACTGTTAAACAATTGAAGCAGAACTTAAAAATGGCCATACTTGCTGCCAACAATGACAAGTCCATGCCACCTGTTTATTATCTACGAAAGCGCAAGTTCACAGAATCTGAATGCACATTTGCTGAAACCCATGAGCTACCAAAAGAGCTGGATGAGGATGATCCCAGAATGCTACCCAGTTATGCTACTGATGTTGAAGCCACTCCTTCTGTGCAAATATCCTCTGACAATGTTTCTCTCCCACAGATCATGTCAGCTCAATGTCAGAAAACACCCGAGGAGAACACAACTCTATTGCCTGTGATTTCTCCAGCTGAACAGTGTAAATCTTCCAAATAA